In Paenibacillus sp. FSL M7-0420, a single genomic region encodes these proteins:
- a CDS encoding SpoIIE family protein phosphatase yields the protein MATVKPCKNLHRSPSPAQCMEHYGCIYENNHLITLLVDPESGGITDANRAACEFYGYSIRQFRQLRICDLAADRTSGVQEFVEKALPEGADGKNRVFIDRHILAGGEPIDVEVHTGMMTMLGKNCVYTVIHDISERVRSEQRLRESEERYRDLVELCPEPILVYSGGTILFANKQTERMFGNPKQELIGRRIEDFFNEVYFQSAEHNKLKTTGQLKERFRIEQRLIRRQDNRIFDLEISGVPVIYDETKALQLVFRDITESKREMERAVRLQEHRHEVSFPLFSKAVLEKLYIPARTLSGDFFIFHKVNEEQVIGFIGDVTGKGITAALNISALRVLFMDSLSCTQDPLQVLNDLNSKALLHLGEDYVAGCCFLFDFKTGRLKAAGAGINEFLYVPRDRGIERITVKGAPLGMFESSEFEEKTIPFESGDRFCFYSDGMELLFGTEELGREHGYLLERFAGAALQDDCTWLSLNIK from the coding sequence ATGGCAACTGTTAAACCGTGTAAGAATTTGCATCGCTCCCCCAGTCCGGCGCAGTGTATGGAGCATTATGGCTGCATCTATGAGAACAATCATCTCATTACGTTGCTGGTGGACCCGGAGAGTGGCGGAATTACTGATGCCAACCGGGCCGCCTGCGAGTTCTACGGCTACAGCATCCGGCAATTCAGGCAGCTCCGGATCTGTGATCTGGCAGCTGACCGGACTTCGGGAGTTCAGGAGTTTGTTGAGAAGGCGCTGCCTGAAGGTGCGGACGGGAAGAACCGTGTATTCATCGACCGGCATATCCTGGCCGGCGGGGAGCCCATCGATGTGGAGGTTCATACCGGCATGATGACGATGCTCGGCAAGAATTGCGTATACACCGTAATTCACGATATCAGCGAACGGGTCCGCTCGGAGCAGCGTCTCAGAGAAAGCGAGGAGCGGTACAGGGATCTGGTCGAGCTCTGCCCGGAGCCCATTCTGGTCTACAGCGGGGGGACAATCCTGTTCGCCAATAAGCAGACTGAACGGATGTTCGGCAATCCGAAGCAGGAGCTGATCGGCAGGAGAATCGAGGATTTCTTCAATGAGGTGTACTTTCAGAGTGCGGAGCATAACAAGCTGAAGACCACAGGCCAGCTGAAAGAACGCTTCCGCATTGAGCAGCGGCTGATCCGGCGGCAGGACAACCGCATCTTTGATCTTGAAATTTCCGGCGTACCGGTTATTTATGACGAGACCAAGGCGCTGCAGCTGGTGTTCAGGGATATCACTGAGAGCAAGAGGGAAATGGAGCGGGCGGTCCGGCTTCAGGAGCACCGGCATGAGGTATCCTTTCCGCTCTTCAGCAAGGCGGTTCTGGAGAAGCTCTATATTCCGGCCAGAACCTTAAGCGGTGATTTCTTCATCTTCCATAAAGTGAATGAAGAGCAGGTCATCGGCTTCATCGGGGATGTAACCGGTAAGGGGATTACGGCCGCGCTGAATATCTCGGCCCTGCGGGTACTGTTCATGGACAGCCTGTCCTGTACACAGGACCCCCTGCAGGTGCTGAACGATCTGAATTCCAAAGCGCTGCTGCATCTGGGTGAGGATTATGTCGCGGGCTGCTGCTTCCTGTTCGACTTCAAGACAGGACGGCTCAAGGCTGCCGGAGCCGGGATTAATGAATTTCTCTATGTCCCCCGGGACAGGGGCATAGAGAGGATCACCGTTAAGGGGGCTCCGCTCGGCATGTTTGAGAGCAGTGAATTTGAGGAGAAAACCATCCCGTTTGAGTCCGGGGACCGTTTTTGCTTCTATAGTGACGGAATGGAGCTGCTGTTCGGCACGGAAGAACTCGGGCGGGAGCACGGTTATCTTCTGGAGAGGTTTGCCGGGGCTGCTCTGCAGGATGACTGCACCTGGCTCAGTCTGAATATCAAATGA
- a CDS encoding small-conductance mechanosensitive channel, translating to MKTWKKTAFLIVTFGLIFLLPLLGSLAKWKGMPPGYGDFPAQKVEADPGFSLLYFSLACVVALIITLVLVFPGWFGFKKTEEAPRKAGAATPFPVWFWWSLPVFALSWFLMWARVKLFISLEHYTFVPLWWSFILILDGLVYRRNHGASIISRKPRVMQLLAVVSCFSWFAFEYLNFFVLENWYYPNNEVFSNFGNVFWFSLSYTTVLPAIFEWYLLLKTFRLFRNRYSHGPKLRISRLWLIIYYILGLILAFGMGYYPYLLFWVLWVALVPMLSAAMALAGYWTPFTPVKNGDWSKVILVGLATLFNGFFWEFWNFGSEWFHDDAPTNPNYWKYSVPYLDKFHIFSEMPVLGYFGYLFFGLNCWIIWLIAAYVFKFDADIEVTGEQG from the coding sequence ATGAAAACATGGAAAAAGACAGCATTCTTGATCGTTACCTTCGGACTTATCTTTCTGCTTCCGTTACTCGGCAGTCTGGCGAAATGGAAGGGGATGCCGCCCGGTTATGGGGATTTCCCTGCTCAGAAGGTCGAAGCTGACCCCGGGTTCAGCCTGCTCTATTTCTCGCTCGCCTGCGTCGTGGCCCTGATCATCACACTGGTCCTGGTATTCCCCGGATGGTTCGGCTTCAAGAAGACGGAGGAGGCACCCCGGAAGGCGGGGGCGGCCACCCCTTTCCCTGTCTGGTTCTGGTGGAGCCTGCCGGTGTTTGCGCTTAGCTGGTTCCTGATGTGGGCCCGGGTGAAGCTGTTTATCTCACTGGAGCATTACACGTTTGTTCCCCTCTGGTGGTCCTTTATTCTGATTCTGGACGGGCTGGTCTACCGGAGAAATCATGGAGCCTCGATCATCTCGCGCAAGCCCCGGGTGATGCAGCTGCTGGCGGTGGTGTCCTGCTTCAGCTGGTTTGCTTTTGAATACCTGAATTTCTTCGTCCTGGAGAATTGGTATTACCCTAATAATGAAGTGTTCTCTAACTTCGGCAATGTGTTCTGGTTCTCCTTATCTTATACCACTGTCCTTCCGGCCATCTTCGAATGGTACTTACTCCTCAAGACCTTCCGTCTGTTCCGCAACCGTTACAGCCATGGGCCTAAGCTGAGGATATCACGCTTGTGGCTGATCATCTATTATATTCTGGGGCTGATCCTGGCCTTCGGCATGGGCTATTATCCGTACCTGCTGTTCTGGGTGCTGTGGGTTGCGCTGGTTCCAATGCTGTCCGCAGCGATGGCGCTTGCCGGTTACTGGACCCCCTTCACCCCGGTGAAGAACGGAGACTGGTCCAAGGTGATTCTGGTAGGGCTGGCTACGCTGTTCAACGGCTTCTTCTGGGAGTTCTGGAACTTTGGCAGTGAGTGGTTCCATGACGATGCCCCTACCAATCCGAATTACTGGAAATACTCGGTGCCTTATCTGGACAAATTTCATATTTTCTCCGAGATGCCGGTTCTGGGCTATTTCGGTTATCTGTTCTTTGGGCTGAATTGCTGGATTATCTGGCTGATCGCTGCCTATGTATTTAAATTCGATGCCGATATTGAAGTTACGGGAGAACAAGGCTAA
- a CDS encoding TIM barrel protein — MQRFMIGQYGGFDYGKFHKDFKAEFYGIEACSFPSDEDCQTLIEAAQKHRFHTGVHYPLRANPARLRDALFLSPDDYERSEAFRQIQEELDYMVKLRPDYVLFHYPKPVILDSRVDWSTWRFADRREYIHEVDLSLNELIQHSKYLFEWLSRKGREYRFQPILEFDGLNSYVYQHDFLEQLLLAYPDIKLCLDTGRLYQQDKLDPNFDARALLRKYTKYAALIHLSNVQINEAIQHGHYPVLPELNTGEGWAPIEDYLSIIREENSEVKIMFEHRSGLISAQDLNRCYAWVDHILNGVPENPPASPAR, encoded by the coding sequence ATGCAGCGATTTATGATAGGCCAATATGGAGGATTTGATTACGGCAAGTTCCACAAGGATTTCAAAGCCGAATTCTATGGAATCGAGGCTTGTTCTTTCCCCTCCGATGAAGATTGTCAGACGCTGATTGAAGCAGCACAAAAGCACAGATTCCACACAGGAGTCCATTATCCGCTCCGCGCCAATCCTGCCAGACTAAGAGATGCCCTGTTTCTCTCACCGGATGATTATGAGCGTTCTGAAGCGTTCCGGCAGATTCAGGAAGAGCTGGATTATATGGTGAAGTTACGCCCGGACTACGTATTATTTCATTATCCGAAGCCAGTCATCTTAGATTCACGGGTGGACTGGAGTACTTGGCGATTTGCTGACCGGAGGGAATATATCCATGAGGTTGACCTTTCTCTGAATGAACTGATACAGCACAGTAAATATCTCTTTGAATGGCTTAGCCGGAAGGGCCGGGAGTACCGGTTCCAACCTATTTTGGAGTTCGACGGACTGAACAGTTACGTTTACCAGCATGATTTTCTGGAACAGCTCTTGCTTGCCTATCCGGATATTAAGCTATGTCTGGATACCGGCCGATTGTATCAGCAGGATAAGCTTGACCCTAATTTCGATGCCCGTGCCCTTCTGAGAAAATACACCAAGTATGCGGCATTGATCCATCTGTCGAATGTTCAGATTAACGAAGCCATCCAGCACGGCCATTACCCGGTCCTACCGGAACTAAACACCGGGGAGGGCTGGGCCCCGATCGAGGACTATCTGAGCATCATCCGTGAGGAGAACAGCGAAGTGAAAATCATGTTCGAGCATCGCTCAGGCCTCATCTCCGCGCAGGATCTGAACCGGTGTTATGCTTGGGTAGATCATATCCTCAACGGAGTCCCCGAGAATCCACCGGCTTCGCCAGCACGATGA
- a CDS encoding VOC family protein encodes MAINVYLNFNGNTREAVEYYAEVFGTEPPHIMTFGEAPPDPSHPVPEEAKHLVMHANLMIAGSPVMFSDVFPGMPFTEGNNISLTVTDTDEEKIRLWFNKLKEGGTVHMELQQTFWSKAYGNLKDKFGIHWQLSHDNGQNG; translated from the coding sequence GTGGCAATCAATGTGTACCTGAATTTCAATGGCAATACCCGAGAGGCTGTAGAATATTACGCTGAAGTGTTCGGGACCGAACCTCCGCATATCATGACCTTCGGCGAGGCTCCGCCAGATCCGTCCCATCCTGTACCGGAAGAAGCCAAACACCTCGTCATGCACGCCAATCTGATGATTGCCGGCAGCCCGGTCATGTTCTCTGACGTATTCCCCGGCATGCCGTTCACGGAAGGGAATAATATCAGCCTAACGGTGACGGATACAGATGAAGAGAAGATTCGTCTCTGGTTCAATAAACTCAAAGAAGGCGGCACTGTACACATGGAACTGCAGCAGACCTTCTGGAGTAAGGCCTACGGGAACCTGAAGGACAAATTCGGTATCCACTGGCAGCTCAGCCATGACAATGGCCAGAACGGCTGA
- a CDS encoding CBS domain-containing protein: MEISSFLLPKDQVAYITSSISMREALEQLENHYYSAIPIIDDAGKYVGTLSEGDLLWKLKNTDGLSFANMNEVTVGTIQRHVHNESVEIHAQMEDMLTLAADQNFVPVVDDSGIFLGIIRRKDIIEYYTRNITD, translated from the coding sequence ATGGAAATTTCCTCATTTTTGCTGCCCAAGGATCAGGTTGCGTACATTACCTCCTCGATCTCCATGCGGGAAGCGCTGGAACAGCTGGAGAATCATTATTATTCGGCCATTCCGATTATTGACGATGCCGGTAAATATGTTGGGACCTTGTCGGAGGGCGATCTGCTATGGAAGCTGAAGAACACCGACGGTCTAAGCTTCGCGAATATGAACGAGGTGACCGTCGGCACCATTCAGCGTCATGTGCATAACGAGAGCGTCGAGATCCACGCGCAGATGGAGGATATGCTGACCCTGGCAGCAGACCAGAACTTCGTTCCGGTAGTGGACGACAGCGGAATCTTCCTCGGTATCATCCGCCGCAAGGACATCATCGAGTATTACACACGCAATATTACGGATTAG
- a CDS encoding STAS domain-containing protein produces MIIEMPELFSVEEAGHFRETVRGYILEGHSRFLLDFGACQFIDSTGLGVIVSSYKKCAESGGTIRLTGLNDNVRKIFELTRLTNVFEII; encoded by the coding sequence ATGATCATAGAGATGCCGGAGCTGTTCTCAGTTGAGGAAGCCGGTCATTTCAGAGAAACAGTACGGGGGTATATTCTTGAGGGCCATTCCCGCTTCCTGCTTGATTTTGGAGCCTGCCAGTTCATAGACAGTACCGGACTTGGAGTGATTGTCAGCTCTTACAAGAAATGTGCAGAGTCTGGCGGCACCATCAGGCTGACGGGGCTCAATGACAATGTACGGAAGATTTTTGAGCTGACCCGGTTAACTAATGTGTTCGAAATTATATAG
- a CDS encoding beta strand repeat-containing protein, whose protein sequence is MSQPNLPNITPTITLSRDDVLNLLFSSIAMEELGLAHIINAQGENIQFALGTLPGSTPATLGEVLQINSSAQSMLDSVFRTEMMLDSKLTSASDIPSLVGPTGATGVTGAAGAVNSVNGLTGDVVLSTEAGVFPISNDELSTQDLNQLITAGVYSSGNPNGVGPENGPLGVDHPPSWTIYVSQVGPYIQQLYISNLAIYYRSSPDSGQGWSDWQEIGARGPTGTTGVTGATGATSVTGATGATGLTGETGVTGATGVTGATGLTGATGLTGETGVTGATGLTGATGVTGETGLTGATGDTGATGLTGATGVTGETGVTGATGITGATGVTGETGATGATGLTGATGLTGATGLTGETGATGATGLTGATGVTGATGVTGETGVTGATGLTGATGVTGATGVTGATGVTGPIIVTNNAMFEPATATVSSTLTPIVFQEIFINGSGIQLGVPPSNITVFPNSLYYVSFTITIALSAETNNVTSSEIIVRLNGNVQPITITGQKNGGTGATVYFSLEGSGFLQTGATDNTMTLDASYTLSAGTGTYVTDRSNLSIIRFG, encoded by the coding sequence TTGTCACAGCCTAATCTGCCCAATATCACGCCAACGATCACTTTATCGCGAGACGATGTGCTTAACCTGCTATTTTCTTCCATTGCAATGGAAGAGTTGGGCTTAGCTCATATTATTAATGCCCAAGGGGAAAACATCCAATTTGCCTTGGGTACACTTCCGGGGAGCACACCTGCTACGTTGGGTGAGGTTCTTCAGATTAACAGTAGTGCTCAGTCGATGCTCGATTCCGTATTCCGCACCGAAATGATGCTGGATTCAAAACTCACCTCCGCTTCTGATATTCCTTCATTAGTCGGACCCACAGGAGCCACGGGGGTAACCGGCGCTGCCGGTGCAGTAAATAGCGTCAATGGATTGACGGGCGATGTTGTGTTGAGTACAGAGGCTGGTGTCTTTCCGATCAGTAACGATGAACTATCAACCCAAGATTTGAACCAATTAATCACTGCTGGGGTGTATAGCTCGGGAAATCCAAATGGAGTAGGCCCGGAAAATGGCCCGCTAGGAGTTGATCATCCTCCTTCATGGACGATTTACGTTTCCCAGGTAGGACCTTATATCCAGCAGTTGTACATTTCCAACCTGGCAATATATTACCGCAGCAGTCCAGACAGTGGCCAGGGCTGGTCAGATTGGCAAGAAATCGGTGCTCGCGGGCCAACTGGAACCACTGGCGTCACTGGAGCCACCGGAGCCACTAGTGTCACCGGAGCTACCGGAGCTACCGGCCTCACTGGGGAGACCGGGGTTACGGGGGCTACTGGCGTCACCGGGGCTACTGGTTTGACAGGGGCTACCGGCCTCACCGGGGAGACAGGGGTTACCGGGGCTACCGGCCTCACCGGAGCCACTGGCGTCACCGGGGAGACTGGCCTCACTGGAGCTACCGGTGACACCGGGGCTACTGGTTTAACTGGGGCTACCGGCGTCACTGGGGAGACCGGGGTTACGGGGGCTACCGGCATTACTGGCGCTACCGGTGTCACTGGGGAGACCGGCGCCACTGGAGCCACCGGCCTCACTGGCGCTACTGGTTTGACAGGGGCTACCGGCCTCACCGGGGAGACAGGGGCTACCGGGGCTACCGGCCTCACCGGAGCCACTGGCGTCACCGGGGCTACTGGCGTCACCGGAGAGACCGGCGTCACTGGAGCTACTGGTTTGACAGGGGCCACTGGCGTCACTGGAGCTACCGGCGTTACGGGGGCTACCGGTGTCACCGGGCCTATTATTGTAACTAACAATGCGATGTTTGAGCCCGCAACGGCTACAGTATCTTCGACCTTAACACCTATTGTATTTCAAGAAATATTTATTAATGGCAGCGGAATTCAACTTGGCGTGCCGCCAAGCAATATCACGGTGTTCCCAAACAGCTTATATTATGTTTCGTTTACCATAACTATTGCGCTCTCTGCAGAAACAAACAATGTAACCAGTTCTGAAATTATAGTTAGATTGAACGGTAATGTCCAGCCTATAACGATTACCGGACAAAAAAATGGCGGGACCGGAGCTACTGTGTATTTCTCTCTGGAAGGAAGTGGTTTTCTTCAGACCGGCGCAACTGACAATACCATGACTCTCGATGCTAGTTATACTCTAAGCGCCGGTACGGGAACTTATGTTACGGATCGGTCCAACCTGAGTATTATCAGGTTCGGTTAA
- the map gene encoding type I methionyl aminopeptidase: MIIMKSMEEIEKMRAAGKILAECHRQIAGLIKPGITTWEIDQFAEKFILSQGATPEQKGYHGYPYATCASVNDVICHGFPKHEELKDGDIVTIDMVVNLNGWLADSAWSYGVGTISEQAEKLLATTKESLFKGIEQAVAGNRIGDVAHAIQVYAESNGYSVVRDFIGHGIGSEMHEAPEVPHYGPAGKGPRIKEGMVFTIEPMLNTGSYRTKVDADGWTARTIDGGLSAQYEHTLAVTPQGTIILTEL, from the coding sequence ATGATCATTATGAAATCGATGGAAGAGATTGAGAAGATGCGGGCAGCCGGTAAAATACTGGCGGAATGCCACCGGCAGATTGCCGGGTTGATCAAGCCGGGAATTACGACCTGGGAGATCGACCAGTTTGCCGAGAAGTTCATCCTCTCCCAAGGAGCAACCCCGGAGCAAAAAGGCTATCACGGTTACCCGTATGCCACCTGCGCATCTGTGAATGATGTCATCTGTCATGGCTTCCCTAAGCATGAGGAGCTGAAGGATGGAGATATTGTAACGATTGATATGGTAGTCAACCTGAACGGCTGGCTGGCGGATTCGGCCTGGTCCTACGGGGTGGGTACAATTAGCGAGCAGGCGGAGAAGCTGCTGGCGACAACCAAGGAATCTCTGTTCAAAGGCATCGAGCAGGCTGTAGCCGGCAACCGTATAGGCGACGTAGCGCATGCTATCCAGGTCTATGCCGAATCTAACGGCTACTCCGTCGTCCGGGACTTCATCGGCCATGGGATTGGCTCCGAGATGCATGAAGCGCCTGAAGTGCCTCATTACGGCCCGGCCGGCAAAGGCCCGCGGATTAAGGAAGGCATGGTGTTCACCATCGAGCCCATGCTCAATACCGGCAGCTACCGGACCAAGGTAGATGCCGACGGGTGGACTGCGCGGACCATTGACGGAGGTCTGTCGGCCCAGTATGAGCATACACTGGCGGTCACCCCGCAGGGCACGATTATTTTGACAGAGCTGTAA
- a CDS encoding GNAT family N-acetyltransferase — protein sequence MTAIRQLLPGEEKRITPLIREAFDIHIAANYSAQGVIEFYRYIELAAIAKRMQEDHEIYIALNGQEVTGIIELQIHQHISLLFVKNAYKGTGIGKTLLWHAVNRMRTGGSTQITVNSSPNSTGFYASQGFVSLGEEEEEHGIRSLSMKLDLKG from the coding sequence ATGACAGCAATCAGACAGTTATTGCCGGGCGAGGAGAAGCGGATCACCCCCTTGATCCGGGAGGCGTTTGATATACATATTGCCGCCAATTATTCGGCGCAGGGTGTTATAGAATTCTACAGGTACATTGAGCTTGCCGCCATTGCGAAGCGCATGCAGGAGGATCACGAGATCTACATTGCGCTTAACGGACAAGAGGTTACAGGAATTATAGAGCTGCAAATTCATCAGCATATTTCGCTGTTGTTCGTGAAGAATGCGTATAAGGGCACCGGGATCGGCAAGACCCTGCTGTGGCATGCGGTTAACCGGATGAGGACGGGAGGGAGCACGCAGATCACGGTGAACTCTTCCCCGAATTCTACTGGCTTCTATGCCTCCCAGGGATTCGTATCGCTTGGTGAAGAGGAAGAAGAGCACGGGATACGTTCACTAAGCATGAAGCTGGATTTGAAGGGATAA
- a CDS encoding methyl-accepting chemotaxis protein produces MKLSLKVKMSILLFLIISIPLGISGYVSYQLASGALQNTIEEELSGTTTSAAKAVDAELEAVGMNLGIASKNSVLADFAGNPSVGSLKSSAFNYISGVQKDNAKLLESLIIADTNGRVLMTSSSEAPGADVKDRAYYQEALQGKDAVSEVILSRETNQYIVAIARPLRVKDQITGVLIGTALFENIASPVTEVKIGEHGYGYMIDRTGLIVSHPEQDKVLKENLDSGSNAELSALVQRMKAGESAHGFYTYEGVHKYVSFQPAGHWVVATTANVQDYMAPAVEIRNSTLILILVCIAVAMLAAYFFTTRNIVNPILKLERAMGLAGDGDLTVHTSIQSGDELQMLSESFNAMIDKQEAIIEKVRAGSLSLTSMSEEMAASSEEISASIQEISSSTQEIASGAENNNQSVLNASQVLVQLSSLVQLAQSKASATSGNADNTHQAAQEGRARVIHTVEAMNTIHSSTKETEALLYTVSGLSEKISAITGTINKVAEQTNLLALNAAIEAARAGENGRGFSVVAGEVRKLSDETHTNAGEITDLVNDMISRITRAVDSMRGAAEAVESGVSIVNETDRAFVHIIESVEMITDNVHEILDITRDEVATSDQIIKLIDSMGTISELAAANTENVSSATEEQAATVNNFAASAQEISAMANELEILVEKFKIRGE; encoded by the coding sequence GTGAAATTAAGTCTAAAAGTTAAAATGAGCATCCTGTTATTTCTGATTATCAGTATCCCGCTGGGCATATCCGGCTACGTATCCTACCAGCTGGCATCCGGTGCCTTACAGAATACAATTGAAGAGGAATTAAGCGGAACCACTACTTCTGCTGCGAAAGCGGTGGATGCCGAGCTTGAAGCGGTTGGCATGAATCTGGGGATCGCCAGCAAGAATAGCGTATTGGCCGATTTTGCCGGGAATCCGTCTGTGGGCTCCCTCAAAAGCTCAGCGTTTAATTATATTTCCGGTGTACAGAAAGATAACGCCAAGCTATTGGAATCGCTGATTATCGCAGATACAAACGGCAGGGTGCTGATGACCAGCAGCTCTGAGGCGCCCGGGGCTGATGTGAAGGACCGTGCATACTATCAGGAAGCGCTGCAGGGCAAGGACGCAGTCAGTGAGGTTATCCTGTCACGGGAGACCAATCAATACATCGTAGCGATCGCCAGACCGCTGCGGGTGAAGGATCAGATTACAGGCGTGCTGATCGGAACCGCCTTGTTTGAGAATATCGCCTCACCGGTGACAGAGGTGAAGATTGGAGAGCATGGATACGGATATATGATTGACCGTACCGGCCTCATCGTCTCGCATCCGGAGCAGGACAAGGTCCTGAAGGAGAATCTGGACAGCGGCAGCAATGCTGAATTAAGTGCGCTGGTCCAGCGGATGAAGGCGGGAGAAAGCGCACATGGCTTTTACACCTATGAAGGCGTACATAAATATGTTTCTTTTCAGCCCGCAGGCCATTGGGTTGTAGCCACAACGGCAAATGTGCAGGATTACATGGCTCCGGCGGTTGAAATCCGTAACTCTACGCTGATCCTTATCCTGGTCTGTATCGCCGTTGCTATGCTGGCAGCGTACTTCTTCACCACCCGGAATATTGTAAATCCGATCCTGAAGCTGGAGAGAGCGATGGGCTTGGCCGGTGACGGTGATCTGACGGTTCATACATCCATTCAATCCGGGGATGAGCTGCAAATGCTGAGTGAATCGTTCAACGCAATGATTGACAAGCAGGAAGCGATTATTGAGAAGGTGAGGGCGGGCTCCCTGTCCCTAACCTCCATGTCTGAGGAGATGGCGGCATCTTCGGAGGAGATCAGCGCCTCTATCCAGGAGATCAGCTCCAGTACCCAGGAGATTGCATCCGGTGCAGAGAACAATAACCAGTCGGTCCTCAATGCTTCCCAGGTGCTCGTGCAGCTCTCCAGTCTGGTGCAGCTGGCGCAGAGCAAGGCTTCGGCTACCTCCGGTAATGCGGACAATACCCATCAGGCAGCGCAGGAAGGCAGAGCCAGAGTCATTCATACCGTGGAAGCAATGAATACGATTCACAGCAGCACCAAAGAGACGGAAGCATTATTGTATACGGTCAGCGGGTTGTCGGAGAAGATATCCGCAATTACCGGTACCATCAATAAGGTTGCCGAGCAGACGAATCTGCTGGCGCTGAATGCGGCAATAGAAGCCGCGAGAGCAGGGGAGAATGGCCGGGGCTTCAGTGTTGTGGCCGGTGAAGTCCGGAAGCTGTCGGATGAGACCCACACCAATGCCGGTGAGATTACGGATCTGGTCAACGATATGATCTCGCGGATCACCCGGGCCGTAGATTCGATGAGAGGCGCTGCCGAGGCAGTAGAGAGTGGCGTGAGCATTGTGAATGAAACGGACCGCGCATTCGTCCATATCATAGAGTCCGTTGAGATGATTACGGATAATGTGCATGAGATTCTGGATATTACCAGAGATGAAGTAGCTACCTCAGACCAGATCATCAAGCTTATTGATTCCATGGGCACGATCTCGGAGCTCGCGGCAGCGAATACGGAGAATGTATCCAGTGCTACGGAAGAGCAGGCGGCAACGGTCAATAATTTTGCCGCCTCCGCCCAGGAGATCAGCGCCATGGCTAATGAATTGGAGATTCTGGTAGAGAAATTTAAAATCAGGGGTGAGTAG
- a CDS encoding ATP-binding protein, whose protein sequence is MEAIHKEVMLHGLEHHQMIIDGIIQELDLEAYAFDIRLILIEAVTNAYYHGNLSDCSKPITIRYLLMDQLLKLQIEDSGAGDGKVVFPEAIGNHELMDEGGRGLYLIRCFSDSAEMIQHTMYISKSICSS, encoded by the coding sequence ATGGAAGCTATTCATAAGGAAGTGATGCTTCACGGTCTGGAGCATCATCAGATGATCATTGACGGCATCATTCAGGAGCTTGACCTCGAAGCCTATGCTTTTGATATCCGCCTGATTCTGATCGAAGCGGTAACCAATGCCTATTATCACGGGAACCTCAGCGATTGCAGCAAACCGATTACCATCCGTTATCTGCTTATGGATCAGCTGCTTAAGCTTCAGATTGAGGATTCGGGGGCCGGGGACGGCAAGGTGGTGTTCCCCGAGGCTATCGGGAACCATGAATTGATGGATGAAGGGGGCCGGGGCTTGTATCTGATCCGCTGCTTCTCGGACAGTGCAGAGATGATACAACATACGATGTACATCAGCAAGAGTATCTGTTCCTCATAG